The window GCTCTAAAAGCGGTTTTTATGTTATATAGAATATTTTATTTAGTATTCAAGGAAACTATAAGCAATCTTGACAACCTGATTATCACCTTTCCCTGTAACTTTAGCAGTTTTGGCAACTTCTCCATCTATCAAAAGAGTAATTGTAAGTTCCGAATTCGCTTGTGGTAATACAGCATTAGCAGCAAAATTCAGTTGTGCCTGGCTGGAGTTCACAAACATTTCATCGCTCTTCCAGTTTTCTTTTAAAGGGGCAGTAGGAGTACTATATATAGTATTCTGGGCAGTTCCTACCTGAGTTACTACAGAGATAAGCTCTGATCCTGTAGTCGCTTTGGCTACAAATTGAACCACATGATCCTGAAATTCATCATCGTCATCTTTTTTACACGAATTTACAACAGTAATCACTGAAAATAACAAAACGAATAAAGAAGAAAGTCTAAGTAAACTTTTTAAATTGTAAAATTGCTTCATTTCTCCAAATAGATTTTTTAATGTTCCAAATATAGGTTTTTTATTAATATAAAAATATCTTTAATAAAAAATTTACAACATTTTTTTACAATAAATATCAAATCAATAAAAACGAAATCAATGTTAAAAAACCTAATAACACAACGTAATTTCCTAATTATTAAACATAAAATACTTTTATATTCTTAATTATTTCCATACTGATAAAAGCCAATCATAAAAATAGAATTATTGTGCTTTTATATAAAGATTAGCTTTCCTTTTTTATTTCTAAAAATGATTTTTCACCGCCTTTACAGGAATCCTAAAAGTTAGGATTTACAATATAATTTATTAATTATATTTGCTGTATGAATTTAGATTACATAGTAAGAGAGCCGGAAAATATCACCTCTGCTACCCCTATACTTTTTATGCTTCACGGCTACGGCAGCAATGAACAGGATCTTTTCAGTTTTAGAGAGACCCTTCCCAAAGATTGGATCATCGTTAGTTTCAGAGCACCGAGAGATACTCAGTTTGAGGGATATTCTTGGTATGATATTAATTTTAATGACCCTGAGCATTTCATTGATGTTCCTCAGGCTACTGAGTCTTTAAATGCAGTATTGGAAAGCATATTAAAAATAGTCAACAACTATGGCCTTACTGAAAGCAAAGTGCATTTATGCGGGTTCAGTCAGGGAGGAGTATTATGCTATGCCCTTGCATTAAAATATCCTGAATTATTTACCAATATCGCCTGTTTAAGTGCTTATACGGAAGAAAAGATTCTGGATGGAATTGTAAAGGATAAAAAGAAACTGGAAAAGTTAAGATTCTTTGTATCTCATGGTACAGATGACGCTGTAATTCCTATTGATTGGGGAAGAAAGGCTGCTGAATTACTTTATGATCTTAACTGTTATTTTACCTTCAGAGAATATATGAACGGACATGGGGTGAACCAAAAAAATTATATGGATTTAATGGATTTTTTCTCAAAATAGGCAGAATTCACATTTAAAATAAATTCAATAAAAACAAACACATCATTGCTGTTTATACAAACATTCCTGCATTTGGAATGTTTTTTTATTATGATAAAGATAAATTCAGTAAATTCAGTAAATGAAACTAAAGCTACTTTTACTGGGTTTATTGTTGGGTATTTTTGCCCATGCCCAAAACTCCTTCCGGCTGGTCAATACTCAAAAAGCAGTGATCCCTTTCCAGCTTATCAACAATCTGATTTTTATTCCGATCAATATCAATGGAGCCAGCCTTACCTTTATGGTGGATACCGGAGTAGCAGAAACTATTTTATTCAGTTTAGACAATAAAGAAATCCAGCTGAGTAATGTGGAAAAGATAAAATTTTCCGGACTTGGAGGAAGCTTAAGTATAGATGGGCTAAAATCTGATCGTAATATTGGCAGAATTGGGGATGAAGTCGTTAATATGTCTATGTCTCTTTATGTGATCCTGGATGAGGAATTCAATATTTCTTCTCATGTAGGAATTCCTGTAAACGGGGTTATCGGTTATCATTTTTTTAAAGATCATCCTATCGCCATTGACTATATTTCTAAAAAAATAACGATTTATGAGAATGCAGACCTCTTAAAAAGGAAAATCAGAAAATCTGACGAAATTCCAATCAGTATTGAAAATAATAAGCCTTATCTTAATGCTGATGTAGAAATGACCCGTGAAAAGAAAGCTTCAAAACTTCTGATTGATCTTGGAAACAGCGATGCTATATGGCTCTTCCCTACCCTTATCAAAGATTTTGTTTATAACCGGCCCAATATTGATGATTTTCTGGGCCGTGGATTCAATGGGGATATTTACGGTAAAAGAAGCAGGATTCATAATTTTTATCTTGGTGATTTTAAATTTGAAAAACCTCTTACTGCCATGCCTGATGAGTACTCCATTCAGCATGTGAACCTCGTAAAAGATAGAAAAGGTTCGGTAGGTGGTGAAATCATGAGACGGTTTTCCCTCATTTTCGATTATCCCAACAATAAACTATATTTGAAGAAAAACAGAAACTTTGATGATCCTTTTCACTTTAATATGAGCGGCCTCGATTTTAAACAGGATGGATTGGAATGGCAGCAGGATCGAGTGAAAATGGAAACCCAAACAATGGGAGGTTCAGTAACGGGTACGATAGGTAATAAGAATGAAGTATACAGAGAATCTTTTCAATATAATTTTATTCTCAAACCTATATTTTCTATTGCAGGAGTGAGAAAAGACTCACCGGCTTATGCAGCTGGTTTAAAAAAGGACGATAAAGTAATCAGCATTAATGGAGATAAAACATCAGACATGACCCTGGAAAAAATCCTTGAAATCATGAAGTCTTCCGAAGGGCGAAGTATTACCATGATTATTCAAAGGCAAGAAGAAAAACTTACTTTCCATTTTAATTTGGAAGACCCAATTCCTTATCAAGAATAAATAATATGACAACCGAAGAAACAACTTTAGACAGAATAAGAACCCGCCCAAGATTTAAGATGTTTACCCATCTTACTAAGGAAGAGTATGCAGAAAACCTAAAAAAATACCTTTCCGAACATAAAAATGAATTCTCCGGTAACATCAATAAAGAAGTGGCTACCATCTGGGTGGAAACATCCAATGACAATTACTGGAAGCCTCGTCTTGCTTTAAGAGTCGAAGTAGAAGATGACGAAACAGTAATACGTGGAATTTTTGGACCTAGTTCTGCTGTATGGACCTTTTTTATGTTCCTGTATTTTTCGTTTTCTATTTTTTGGATGACATTTTTTACTATGTATTACGTAGAAAAGCAAATAAAAAGCGCTGAATACCCTTGGGCACTGAGCGCTTCTTTTGTCATGTTATTTTTTATTCTTCTCACTTATATTGCCGCAAGATTCGGGCAGCATAAAGGAAAAGATGAAATGCTTAAATTAAGACAGTTTGCCGAAGAATCTACTTTACAATTCGAAAAGAAGATTATTTAGACAAAGTATCTGTAGGTCTTTCATTCTGGATAGGTGCAGCCATTGCTTTTGCTGATTTAATAGAATCGGCCACTTTTTCTCTGTTGGCCTGTTCTTTCAGCATTTTAGGAACATCCGGCTCCAATAATTTCGTTAACTCTTCTACCGATATATTATTAGCATTCGGATCATCCAGAAGTTTCTTCCACGGTCTTCTTCCACCCCAATTATAATCCCCAAATACCATTACCGCAGTACCTCTTGCTTTTGTTGTAGCTCCTCCGGGATTCAGAATCCAGGTATCAGCATAGGAATACAGCCATTGGGCATCTTTTCTCAATAATCTCAAACACGAGTGCGAGGCAGGATATCCGGGAAGTGTATATTCATGCCATCCGATACCGCCTATATTGTGAATATTAAAGTTGTAAGGAAGTTTCCATTCGCTGCTCACTGTAGAAATGGACAATTTCTTTTTCCAGTTGGCAAAAGTAAGACCTCTTGTAGTCTGTGCAGTTTTTTTACCCATACTCGTTGGGCCCCATTTCACAAGACCTCCGTTAGAATATACTGCATAAGCCTGGATTGGATAAGAAAAGATTACGAATTTCTTGACACCACTTAATACATCAAGCTGCATAGGAAACGGTGAATACGCCATCAAAGTCGTGTCTATTTTAGCAGGAACCACTAATGTATCAGCATTCCATTTGCTTTTGGAATCCAGTCTGTTTAACGCTAAAATTGCATAACGTTCTTTCTCATCATATTTTTTACTGAATTCTGCATATACGGAATCCCGCATTTTTTTATCTTTTGGAAGGACAAAGGCATTATAAAAACCGTTCTCCTGCATCATAGGCGGAACAGATTCTTTTTTCACCACAGGAACAGAATCTTTCTTTATAGAGTCTTTTTCTGCTTCCTGAATTTCTGATGAAGAAACAGTATCTTTAAAAGTATCACTTATTTTATCTATTTCTTTTTTACAAGAAACGAGGAACATTGCACATAAGCAAGCATATAGAAATGATTTTTTCACAAATATGTTCATTATAAATAAATTGGTATTTCAGTTTTTCTACTCAGTACAAATATCAGACCTAAAGATGAAATAACAACTATCATTAATAAAAATACCGGGAAAATACGGGAATATGAAAATTATGGAGACACTGCCATTTTTTGAGAAAGTATTGCATTTATCCTTAGATTCTCATTCTTATTATCTGTTTTCACCCTCTTTAAGGCCTTTCCCTGAAACATTTCGTATATTATAAGACCTTTATCAAGAAAGCTAATTTTCTCAACAGAGATCATATTTTTGGGGATATTTGCTCCAAACCATAATTCATCAGATTTTTGGGCCCAGGTTACCTCATACAGAACTGCATTCTGAGGATAATCAGAACTGGATTTTAATTTTGCATATTCGAATGCAATATCATTTCCGTACAAAGTTGACATTGTTTTTATCTTGGGCTGAATGGAAAACGTAATAGGTTTCATTAAAAGCGGGTTTTCTTTCAGCTCATCACTTTGTTCAATAGATGCTTCCAGATTAAGAATATTTTCAGCATTCTTTTGACAGGAAACCAATAATACAAAAGCAAAAAATAAAAATAAACTATAGTTTTTCATTTTGTCTGATTTTTTTAAGTTGAGAAATTAGGTATAACGGTGACGTGAAAACATAATCACGATTGGCTACAGGCTTATGACACTCAATACATTCCTGCTCAAAATTTGGAGTATCACCTCCATAAGGTTTTAGATCGGCGCCTTTCCATCTTGCCCAGTTCCAGCCTTTTGTTTTTGAATACTTTTTAGCATCTTTAACCATAAATTCTACTGCCAAAAACTCACCTGAAGAAATACTTCCGTCTTTTTGCACCTGCTGTTTCCAAACAGTTTTTGCAAAGACAGCTCCATCAGGCCAAGGGTTTACTTTATGATCCTGAATTGCTTTTACAGCAATAGTATTCCCAAAAATAATCCGCATCGTTCCGTTATCAAACCGATCTGTTGTACTGATCGCTTTCCAGTTTCGGTAATCCGGAAAATAATGCTGTCCGTTTGGCGCATCTTTTACATGAGTGCTTTTCAATTCTCCTTTTACCCAGGAATTGTATTGCTTCTCCGCCTCTTTTATTTGTGAATCATCTGAAATTTTACGCGGTGTGAGTGATAAAGCATAATTCTTCAGTGTCTGGATTTGCTCTTGATTTAATTTTGCTGAGGAATGAACAGCCGCATAGCTTGGAAGTGGCATCTCTCCAGACAAAACTTTATTGAGTGCATAATAAATCGTTGAATTCTGCTGTGCTTTTGGCCAAGAATTCCATTGAGAGAAATCTAATACTTTTCTAGCCTCTTTAATGTGCGATGTAACCAAAAAGTTAGCAGGCGTAATTTTATCATACCATCTTAAGTTGGCTTGTGAGGAATGACAATCAAAACATGAGCTTCTCAAAATGGCATTTACTTCTTTTGGAACGTTGGTTAGGTTTTGTGTTTTTGTTCCATGATCAATTTTTTCAGGTCGAAAAAACTGTAAACCGACAAATCCAGCAAGCAAAACCAAGATCAGTTTATTCTTATTTTTCATGAGAGAATCTTTTTTAGTTTATTTAATTCTAAATCCAAAATTATGGTAAACCAATACTTTAGCGCACTAAACAATCAGTGAAAGGGAAAATTTAACCCCTAAAAGCGAATATTTCCTTGTGAATAAATCCGTAATTTTGATGCGAATTAGAAATTCCCTCTTCATTAATGAAAAAGATCAATCTTTACACGATCACTTTTTCCGCCATAAGTATTGTGATCCTGCTTGTCAGTTTTTTTTCTTTCCGATATTTATATTCTTCTTCTAAAAAAGATGTTTTCAACAGTACTTTTGAGGCGGGAAAAAGAGAAGCTCGTGAAATTGGTAAATTACTAGAATTGCAGCTTAAGCAAGGTCTTTCAGAAGAAACCGTTATTCAGAATCTTCAAAGCAGCATTGTAAATACTGATACACAAAGCGGGTTTATTTGTATGTATAATAAGAAAGGTATTGAACTTTGTCATCCCAATCCAGCTTTAGTTGGCCGCAAAGTTGAGATCAACAGCTCAGAATTTATTTTAGATAATAAGCCATTTGATTTTCTGGAGATATTACATTCGGGAAAAGCCAGTACAGGAATACATCATTTTAATAAAACATCAAACCGCGCTTCCGAAATTGTAAGTTTTTATCCTGTAGAAGGCAGTGACTGGATGGTAGCTTCACACGCCAATATTGATGTAATAGAACAGCAGATTTCTGATTTATATTTAACCTTTCTAATTGTATTTTTAATTGCCACTTTATCCATTCTTGGAATAAGCTTCTTTCTCATTCGAATGATCTATAAAAAATATGAAACTCAGAAAAATGATGAGATTAAAAACCTTAATGATGAAGTTAATACTTTAACGGCTATCAATACTCAGCTGCATTTAATTCATGAAAAACACAAAGAAAATAACAATAACTTTTTAAGGGAAGAATCAACTGATAGTTTAAAGAAAAGAATCATTACCTACCATAAAGACGAATTAATGTCTTTAGAAACCTTGGAAATTGCTTATTTCTTTCTTGAAAACAACATTGTTTACCTAAAGACATTTTCAGGAAACCAGTATTCTATCAATTCCAGTCTGGATGAACTGATCAAAACGCTAGATCCGCAAATGTTTTACAGGGCAAACCGGCAATTTATCATTAATGTAAAAGCCATTAACAATATTCTTGTGTATGGTAAAAACCAATTAAAGCTAATGGTAAAACCTGAAAGTGATGAAATGATACTCATCAGTAAAAACAGAGTTTCAGAATTCAAAAAATGGCTGGAACAGTAGACATTTTTCCTTCAAAATTTAAAGCAGTTTATTGGTTTTCGCGTAAGATAATGCCTCTGCAATATTGCTTACGCCAATTTTTTCAAAAAGTTTTTTACGATGAAATTTCACCGTATCTGCTGTAATAAAAAGTTTATCTGCAATTTCACTGATCGTATGACCACTGGTGTACAGACTTAAGATTTCATATTCTCTTGAAGATAATTTTAGCTTTTCACTTTTCTCCCATTTATCTTCTATGAGATCATATTTCCAGATCTCATCAGAACCTTCCTTGCTGAGGACTACATTTCCTGAAGAAGTATTATTAGAAAGGGAAACAGCACACAGGGCTTTCCATACCTGTCCATCTTCAGTAAGAAACATAGGGGCAAGCTTATGATTCACCAGGATCATATTCTTTTTACTATTGATCAAATTAAAGTCATAGGAAATAGAATACAGCTTCCTATCCTCTATCGGAATGGTATCAAAAAACTTAAATCCTGCTTCATTGATCTTAATCAGCATTTCAACATCCTCCGGTTTTACATTCTGAAAATAAAATGCATAGCCAAGATTTTTCACTTCCTCTGAAGTTTTTCCACATAAAAAAAGTGGATTTTCTGAAACATATTCAAATCCTTTAGTCTGGTAGTTGATAACATATAAGCTCTGGTAGGTAGTTCTGGCAAGTGCCTTTACAGCCTCAAGATAGTCTCCTGCCTGGCTGAAATCTATGTCAGCATCTTTACTGACTTCATTTTTTTCGTTAAAAAACCTTTTAATCTGTTCCATATTTTTTTTAAGCTTTTCTCACGACTACACTAAAGGATAGTTTTTAGCTTTCATACCACAAATCTACACAAAAGTGTAGCAATTCTCAAAATGGCGTGATATACATTTGCAAATGATTTGCATGATTGTACCATTCTTCTAGAAACACCACCATTAGGAACCTCTGGAGGACATAGCCAACAAGCGATCAGAAAAAGAACACCAACAATGTCATCAATAACCATGATATATAAGTTGCCAAAAATTCGGTCTAACTAAAGTTGATTCGTCAGGTTTTTATCGTAAATAACTCAGACAATGACACCTAATTCAGACTAAATATTAAATAATTGACCGAATAAGAAAGCAACATCAACGATCAGCCTTTTAAACAGCATAAATCTCTGCTTTAAATTACAAACTGATCAGCCACCATATCACTGATTTTTACTATTACTGTCCCACAAGGCAGTAATTTTTTTATATCATCCTCTCCTCTTTTCTATTCATGAAGATTCAAAAATTCTTAACAATTACACTCCAATTGTGTGATTGAAATAAAGCATTCTAAATCTAAAATAATAAAATGTCCAAAGTATCAGCCAAGGCAAATTGGCAATCAGAAAAAACAGAATATCTTCTCCACTGATTTTTTGCCCTTCCGTAATCATAAAGAAATAATAAATGATGAGAAAGATCGGAAGCAAAAACCAACACAGCAGTGTTTTCATTTTGTTCTGAACTGGTTTTAAAAATGAAAAAAGGCTACTTAAGGAAGCTATTCCGAGAAAGAAAATCCAAATAATCACAAGACCGTAAGCCAAACCACTCATATCACAGTTTCTTGGACGTTCCTCTATTCCCGGTTTAGTCAGGTTCATAAATATAATCAGAAGAATGGTTGAAATAACCGTTGAGAAAAACCAGGTCTTCAATACTGATAATAATATGAACTTCTTTTTTGACATCAAATTCTACTTTACATGCTAAAATAGTCATTATAATTCAACAGTACAAAATCTTCCCTCATCTGTCTTCTCACTGATATTTAATAATTTGTTAAACAAACCATGCCTATATTATCTATAATTTTGACAAAATATCAGTTATCATGTTATACATCATTATGGTAGTTGTACTACAGGCATTGATCACCCTCACATTATTGCTTTACCTCATCAAAAACAGGGAATCTGTTCTGAATATGCTGCTCCTGTATATCGGTGTGGTTGCATTGGATATGGGGTATGAATATTTCATCATTCAAAGATTCGGCTATGAATCTGTTCTATATGAAATTCCGGGAAGTCTCCGGGTTTTTAAAGGTCTTATTTTCCTATATATTACCACTTATTTAATCCATGCAAAATGGAGAGATAAACTTAAATATCTTATAATTCCGCTTACTCTGGTTGTTGTTCATCATGCCATTGCTATCACAGCAAAAATCTTTGAACTATCATGGGCAGATATGGCCATCAGATCTTATCAGTCTTACTTTACATACTATAGCTATTATTGGGTAACATGTCTTGCTTTATGTATCTATTTTCTTACCAAATACCGTAAAAACATCACTCATCCGGTGGCCAGTAATTTTCGTTATCTGGTTGGTTATGTATTATTGGGAGTATTGATTTTTTGGACAGTTTATCAATTGGGATGGGATACCCTGGTCTATCAGAAAATCTACAGTCTGTTATTTCTTTTCCAGTTTGGATGGATTTTGTATGTTTATATTTTAACGTACCAGCACAGACTGCTTGAACAGAACAATGCTATTCCCTTCCCAGCCTCCAAAGAAACTTATCAGTATAAAGATCTTTCAAAAATAGATTTTGAAATGCTACAAAATGCCATTGTCTCTTTTTATAAGGAAAGTGATGTTTATCTGGATGAAGAATTTACTTTAGATCAGCTTTCCAGTCATTTAAAAATAAGTAAAGCGGATTTAAGTCTTACTTTTAATAAGCACCTCAGCACGAACTTTCATGAGTACACCAACAGAAACCGTATTCAACATTTCAAACAGATCTTATCAGAGGATCCCTCTGCCAGTGTTATTGATCTTGCGTTTCAATGTGGTTTTAAATCCAAATCTACTTTTTATAAATATTTCAAAAAGGAGTTTGACTGTCTGCCATCTCAGCTCACTCACTAATTTACAATTATTTAACATTAATAACTCTTTGATTTACAATACAGTTCGCTTCGAACTCAACAGAAATAGTTGTCTTAAATTTAAATGAACTAAAACTTTTTGATGAGCCGGCATCTTTGTATAAAATTTCACTAAGATGTCACGAGAAAGTCTTTTTTTAACAAAAGCAGCATTTTTTCTTTTGGGCCCATTGGCCTTTGCACAGACCTCAGTTCACGGAACTGTAGTAGACAGTCAGGGAAACCTTCCCAATGCCCTGGTATATATTGAAAACAGCAGTCAAAAGGTTACTTCCAGTACCGATGGATCCTTCATCCTGAATAATGTTCAGGATGGTAGTTATAAACTTGTTATAGAATATAAGGGATACGATACCGTTTACATTCCTTTCAACATAACTGATAAAAAGGAGGTAGACCTTGGATTGGTTAAATTTGGAGCTAAGCTTAAAGAAAACAGTATTCAGGAAGTTGTAGTGACCAGTGTTTACAAAGCTTCACAAGCCAGAGCCATCACCATGAAGAAGAACTCCAATACCATCACAGAAGTACTTTCTGCCGATGCTATTGGAAAACTTCCGGATCGTAATGCAGCAGATGCTGTACAAAGAATGCAGGGAGTCTCTATTGAACGTGATATGGGGGAAGGACGCTTCGTAGCGGTAAGAGGAACACCTATACAATGGACTGCTTCTACTTTAAATGGAAACAGAATGCCTAGTGCGAGTGGTGATAATGCCAACCGTGGTGTGCAGATGGATATCTTCCCTTCGGAACTTATCCAGAATGTCCGTTTATCTAAAGCCTTAACTCCGGATCTGGATGGAGACGCTATTGGCGGAAATGTAGATTTCATTACCAAAACCTCTCCCAATAAAGAAACCTTAGCCATCAGTATGTCTTCCGGATACGTCAATATGTCCAAATCCCCAACGTACAACTCTTCTATTGTCTACGGAAACAAGATTACCGATAAACTGAAATTTATCTCTTCTGCTGTGATCTGGGAGCGTTCTACAGCGATAGATCAGATGAGAAATATTTTCAACTATGGTTTAAAAGACAAAACAACCTCCTACTCTATCAATCAGCTTCAGCTTCGTGATTATCTGGCCAACCGGAGAACACTGGGGTTTAATCTGGGACTTGATTATGAGATCAACAGCAGGAATAAACTTTATTTTAAAGGGTTATACAGCCAGTACAAGGATGGGCAGTCTGTAAGGGAAACTTATTTTAATTTTGATAATAAAAATGTAACCCTTCAGGCCCGTCATGCCGATTATCTTACAGATCTGTATTCTATGCAGCTGGGGGAAATCATCAGGTGGGACAGCGTTTGGAGGTAAACTGGTCGGTATCCAAAGCCCGTTCAGAATTTAAGTTTGATTCTCCTGAAAATCTTGATCAAAGTGAAAGGGGATATCCTATGGTCAATTTTGTACAACCTATGACCTATGGAAACCTTTCTGCTGATGGCAGGAAATATATGGCAATGGATGCTCCGGATGGTATTGGAGATACAGGAGGTTACACCCTGCCTTATAACCAGCAGATAATAGCAGCGGATCAGTTAAAATTAAACCAGGTCATCCTCAGTCAGAATCACAATAGTGAAACAGATCTGAGAGGCCAGGTGGATTTAAAATATAAAGTATCCGATAATTTCGAACTTAAATTCGGGACAAAATACAACAATAAGAACAAAAATGTTGACAGCTCTCTACTGGTATGGATGCCTAAATCCGGGCTTGGAATTCCCGGAAGCCCGGTTATGTATCTGAATCAACTCGAACGTGAAGCATTCCCTTACAGAGGCGGTTTTATGAATCCTCTTGGAAATCCTTATAATTCAGTGATTATTAATCAGATCACCAACGGACAGATTGATCAGATGTACAATCCGGGTACACAGAACAGCTTAGGTCTGATGCAGGTCAGCAGTAAAGACAGCAGTTCCAATATTACCAGCTCTTACCGTGGAACTGAAAATGTATGGGCGGCTTATATGATGGGAATCTGGAAGGTGACTGATCAGCTTCAGGTATTGGGAGGTTTCAGAAACGAATACAATAATATAACTTTCTGGGGTAAAAAAGTAGTTTCCGATAAGGACCATAAAACGGAAGATATTAAAGACAGCAAAACCTACAATGTTGTACTTCCTATGGCTAATCTGAAATGGAATATCAGTAATGACCGTATTTTAAGACTGGCCTATACCCGTTCTTTTGCAAGACCTGATTTCAATGATCTGAACCCGGGAACCATCATCAATGATATTTCGAACACAATTACTCAGGGAAATACAAAACTGGACCCTACATTTTCCAACAATTTTGACGTGATGTTTGAGAACTATTTCGGAAAACTGGATCTGATTACAGCCGGAGTATTCTATAAAGACATCACCAATTTGATTTATAAAGATCAGTCGGTCACAGATATTGGAGGCAGAACTTATACTTTCACCACTCCTAAAAACCTGGAGGGAGCAAAACTATTCGGTTTTGAACTGGGGATATCTAAACGTTTTGAGAACCTACCTGGGTTTTTGAAAAACCTGGGTTTCGAAGGGAATTACACCTATATCTCTTCCAAAATGAATATGCCTATTTATGAAAACGGACAGCAGACAGGAACCATGTC of the Chryseobacterium capnotolerans genome contains:
- a CDS encoding TonB-dependent receptor domain-containing protein — protein: MGQRLEVNWSVSKARSEFKFDSPENLDQSERGYPMVNFVQPMTYGNLSADGRKYMAMDAPDGIGDTGGYTLPYNQQIIAADQLKLNQVILSQNHNSETDLRGQVDLKYKVSDNFELKFGTKYNNKNKNVDSSLLVWMPKSGLGIPGSPVMYLNQLEREAFPYRGGFMNPLGNPYNSVIINQITNGQIDQMYNPGTQNSLGLMQVSSKDSSSNITSSYRGTENVWAAYMMGIWKVTDQLQVLGGFRNEYNNITFWGKKVVSDKDHKTEDIKDSKTYNVVLPMANLKWNISNDRILRLAYTRSFARPDFNDLNPGTIINDISNTITQGNTKLDPTFSNNFDVMFENYFGKLDLITAGVFYKDITNLIYKDQSVTDIGGRTYTFTTPKNLEGAKLFGFELGISKRFENLPGFLKNLGFEGNYTYISSKMNMPIYENGQQTGTMSTTIPNQAKHIFNTILFYETSKLMFRVAGNYKGNYVSEIRAAAGADHYQYFDKNFTVDLSTSYSISKKVRLFLELNNIFNEPNRYYMGTKDRVENISYSGMRGQMGFTYNF